The Salinirubellus salinus genome segment GACATTCCTTCGCGACGGTGACCTCCCCTATCGTCGACTCATCGTCAACGAACATATCGTCGACGAGGCGGCCACACGGCTGAAAAAGCAGGCTTCGATGCGGAATGCAACGTCGTTTCTGACGACGCTCGACGAGAGTGCGCTCTATCAGCTTGAATCCGTCCCCGAGACCGTCTTCACTGATGCAAAAGCGACGTTCATCGAGTGGGCCGATCTAGATGCGTCGTTCACCGATTTCATCGTCGCCACACATATGGACGCGTTGGAAGTCAATCACATTCTCACGTACGACCGGCACTACGATGCGTTCGATGTGGCGACGCTTCCATATCGAAATTAAAACCCACCACTCTCTGGTATCTCAGCCTCGGGAGGTGTACAGCGGGTATGTCACGGTGACCTCCTCCTCGCCGTAAACGGCGAGGCTTCCCACGTCCGCACCGCAACGCTGGGTTGGGAGATTTACTGGTTGACGACTCGTCGGCATGACGAGTCGATGGCGGGGCCACACCGCCGTTACTCCTATCCCCGGCAGGGGGACTCGGAGTTATCTTGACCGAGACACCACAGCGGTTCGAGAGGGTGTCTCGAACGTACTGGTTCTCGGAGTCCCGATATTGTGCATTTAGGTGGCGGTGAAACCGCCTCGGTGTACCTCATTCTGCCGTTCGATGTTACTTAACTATCCGTTTTAGCGTCAGAGCATGGGTCGTCGAAGAATTGTCGGATTCACGCCCGCCGTAAACGGCGGGATTCTCTCCTCGAAGAAAGATAGACGGTATGAACGTTTCATACAGAGGCGCAGGAGGTTTGGAGAGGTGTTCATTGCTCACAACCAATTTTAATAGAAACGGTAGATACGTTGCGAACACCTGACAGTGATTCACAAACGAAATCCGTTCACACGGCGCTGGGCCAGAACGGAGCTCACTCTGAGTGAGAACTGTCACCCATAACCACAAACAATGAGTAACGACATCTCAGAGCAGATCAGCTTGGATCGTCGCCGCTTCCTCCGTGCGACTGGTGGGAGCACCGCACTGGCCATGCTCGCTGGGTGCGCCAGCGACTCGGGCAACAATGACCAACAGAGCCCCGATAGTACCGACACCACCGATGGGGGCGGTGGTGGCGGTGGTGGCTCGACGGACAACGAACTCACGATGATCTGGCCCGGCGGTGTCAACAACATCAATCCGCTCGGGTGGCTCACCATCCCGGACTACGACGCAGCCCGGATGATGTACGAGCCACTGACGAGCGTCGACACCGAAGGGCAGGCCATCGGGCACGTCGCGTCCGACTGGGAGACGACCGACAACGGTGCCAGTTACACGTGGTCGATCCAAGAGGACATCACGTGGCACGACGGCGAACCCCTCACCGCCGAGGACGTCGCGTTCACGTTCAAGGCGATCAAGCAGTACGAGTGGCCGTACCTCGGATCCCTCTCGAGTGTCATCGGCGACCCGAGTGAGATCACCGTCGAGGACGAGTACACGGTCACGACCCCACTGACCCAGCCGTATGCGCCGCTCCCGCTGGTCCTGGCCGACCTCGGACTGGTCATCCCGAAGCACATCTGGTCCGAGTTCGACAGCCCCGCGGACAAATCGAACACCGAGAACCCCATCGGCAGTGGCCCGTTCGTCTTCGAGACGCGCGAGCAGGACCAGTACATCAACTTCTCCGTCGACGAGGACTACTGGGGCGAGGTGCCCGACTTCGACACGGTTAGCGTCCAGATCATCTCCTCGACGGACTCGCAGGTCCTGAACATGAAGCAGGGTAGCGGCGACATGCTGCGTCTCCAGCCCGGTCAGTACGTCGAAGAGATCGAGAGCGCAGACAACCTCGACGTGGTCAAAGGAGGCTCGACGTACGTCACGTACATCGGCGTCAACACTAACCGCGACCCGCTCTCGGACAAGGCACTGCGCAAGGCGATGGCCTACGCGGTCGACCGCGAGACTGTCGCGAGCCTGGTGAACGCCGGCTACGCGACGCCTGGGTACTCCCCCATCCCCCCGGGGCTGGAGTATTACCACAACGCCGAGAGCAACAGCTACGCCTTCGACGCCGAGGAGGCACGGAGCATCCTCGACGAGAACGGCTACGAGCAACAGGGTGACGGCCGGGTCACGCCGAACGGCGAGCCGCTCGAACTCGTGCTCTCGATCCAGAACACGGGGAACTGGCCCCGCATCGCCGAGGTGCTCTCCCGGCAGCTCGGTGAGGTCGGGATCAGCGTCGAGGTCAACTCGATGGAGTCCAACGCCCACACCCAGAAAGTCTCTGTCGAGCAGGACTACGACCTGACGCTCAACACGTGGCGTGTCTGGTTCGACCCCGACCCGTTCCTCTCTCCGGTCTTCGAGGAGGAGGGGACCCTGAACACCAGTCAGTACCACAACGAGGAGTTCGACGAGCTCATGCAGCAACAGCGTCGGGCGACCGACCCCGCAAACCGGCAGGAGTACCTCTACGACGCGCAGGACATCCTGACCGAGGAGCTTCCGTGGGTCGTGCTATACTACCCGCAACTGCTCCACGGGATGCGTTCCAGTGCGTGGGAGAGCTTCAACCCCATCCCACGGTACGGCATGCAGAGTCCCTACGGAATCGAACCCGGAAGCGGTCCGATAGTCCAGCTCGACCCCAAGTAGCGTCAAACTCACCACCCCCACTCACTCTAACGAATGGCCGACAAATCATCGAAGAAAGCGTACATCGCCACGCGGGTACGGAACTACCTCGCGGCGTTCGCCGCCATCCTCGTGGTGAACTTCGCCATCCCGCGGGTGATGCCCGGTGACCCGACGACGCGGTTCGTCGGACCCGGCTTCACGGAGGAAGCCCGACAGGCGCTCCTCAGGGAGTTCGGACTGACCAAGCCGCTCGGCGAGCAGTTCGTCCTCTACCTGACGAACACGCTCACAGGCGATTTCGGCGTCTCGTTCGCCCGGTACCCGACGCCGGTCATGGAACTCATCATCCAGCGACTCCCGCGCACGCTGTATCTCATGGGTGCGAGCGTGACGATTAGCGTCGTCATCGGGATCCCACTGGGCGCCGTCGCAGCGTGGAAGTTCGGCGAGCGTGAAGATCTAGCGATCACTCAGTCGTCGCTGTTCTTCCGCTCCATCCCGACGTTCTGGCTCGCCATCCTCCTCGCGTTCCTCTTCGGGTACGTCATCCCAATCTTCCCGATTTCGGGGGCGACGAGCAGTGCGACCCACGCGTCGTTCCTCGATTACTTCCTCGACCTGTCGTACCACACGTTCCTGCCAGTCGTCACAATGTCTGCGTACTTCCTGGCTGGCTACACGTTCTTGATGCGCGGGAGCCTGCTCGACATCCTGCCCGAGAACTACATCAAAATCGCCGAGAGCAAGGGGCTCTCCGAACGCCAGGTTCTGTTCGGCCACGCGGTCTCACCGGCTTTCCCACCCGTCCTGACTCAGCTGGGCTTCCAAATCGGCCGCCTCGCTGGGGGGGCGGTGCTGGTGGAGACGGTGTTCAGCTACCCGGGTATGGGACAGTTGATGTTCGAGTCGGTACTAGCCCGCGACTACCCCGTCATCCAGGCGACGTTCTTCTTCCTCGCCATCATGGTGCTCGGGTCGATGTTCCTGGCGGAGATCCTATACACCGTCATCGACCCCCGGATCGGAGGCGGCGAATGACCCACCCACAGACGAGATATCCACGAATGAAAACAGAGGTACACCGATGAGTACGGCAGAGGAGACTAGTCAGGGGACCCAGAACCGCCGAGTCGAGCGGTTCCGTAGCTTCCTCGGTGATTTCCTCACGAATCGAAAGGGCCTCGCGGGAACCCTCCTGCTGGGGACGATCGTCTTCATCAGCGTTGCCGCGCCGCTCATCGCACCGTACGACCCCGAGGCCTACGGAGTCGGAGGCGCACTCGCACCTCCCTCGGCTGCACACCTGTTCGGGACCGACGACCTGGGACGCGACGTCCTCTCTCGGTTCCTCTACGGTGGGCGTATCTCGCTCCTAGTCGGGGTGACCAGCGGCGTCGTCGCCACGCTGGCGGCGACGCTCATCGGCGTGCCCGCAGGGTACTACCGTGGACGTATCGGCCGGTGGATTACGACGGCGATCGACATGAGCCTCGTCTTCCCACCGTTCGTGCTGGTCGTGGTCTTCGCAGCGTACGCGGGCAGCAGCGTGTGGAACATCATCCTCATCCTCTCGCTACTCTCCTGGCCGATTCCGGCCCGGACGATCAAGGCGAAGACACTCAGCGTCCGCGAGAACGACTTCGTCGAGTCCACGCGAGCGCTCGGCGCCTCCGACACCCGCATCATGCGCCAGGAGGTGCTCCCCAACATCCTGCCGGTCGTCTTCGCGAACGGCATCCTCCAGATGGTCTACACCATCCTGATGGAGGCTGCGGTCGGCTTCCTCGGCCTAGGTGACACCGCACGTATCTCGTGGGGAACGATGCTCTATTTCGCCCAGAAACAGGCCGCGCTGAGCAGTGGCGCCTGGTGGTGGATGATACTTCCGGGTCTCGGCATCGCACTCGCCGCGTTCAGCTTCATCCTCGTCGGAAGCGCACTCGACGAGGTACTCAATCCTCGCCTCCAGCGGCGGACGTGGGGTGACGACTGATGCGTTCGACCTCGACTGACTCGCCGCGCGAGCAACCCGGTCTCGACAGCAACCATGTCCACGAGTAAACAGACCCAAGACCGTCGTAGCAGCACCGACGAGACGCTGTTGTCCGTCCACGACCTCCGCACCTACTATCAGGAAGGTGAGGGCGACGTCCCAGTCCGGGCGGTCGATGGCGTCGACTTCGAGATCGCCCGCGGAGAGACGTACGGACTGGTCGGCGAATCGGGCTGTGGGAAATCCACCCTCGGCCTGAGCCTCATCCGCGCACTCCCCCCGCAGGGAGACATCGTCGACGGCGAGATCCGGTTCGACGGGCGGGAGATCGGCCAGCTACCCAAGTCCGAGGTCAAGGACGTCCAGTGGGCCGACATCTCGATGATCTACCAGGGGGCGCAGAACGCGTTCAACCCGGTCAAGACCGTCGGGAAGCAGATCGAAGAGCCACTCCGTATCCACGACACGGTCCCAGAAGGCGAGCGCGAAGCCCGCGTCGCAGAGTTACTCGAGATGGTCAATCTCCAGCCCGACGTCGCTGAGCAGTACCCACACGAGCTCTCGGGAGGGATGAAACAGCGTGCGGCGATCGCGATGGCCATCGCGTGTGAGCCGGACCTCCTCATCGCAGACGAGCCGACGACGGCACTCGACGTCATCGTCCAGGCGGAGGTGCTGAACATGCTCCAGCGCCTCCAGGACGAACTCGAGTTCGGGATGCTGGTCATCTCGCACAACCTCGCGGCCATCATGAAGCTCTCGGACCGAATCGGGGTCATGTACGGCGGGAAACTCGTCGAGACCGCCCCGTCCGAGACACTCTACGAGGCGCCACGCCATCCGTACACCGCGCGATTGCTCCAGAGCCTCATCGACCCACGGCGACCGCCAGATCAGGTCGAGACTATCGAGGGGACACCGCCGGACCTGCGTGATCCACCGAGCGGCTGTCGGTTCGCCGAGCGGTGTGAACTGGCGACCAGCGAGTGTACGGCGACCGAGCCGCCGTTAGAACCGGTGGGCAAAGAGCACGAGACCGCCTGCTTCCACCACGATAAGGTGTCCGAGCTATGAGTTCCGAGTCCACGAGCATCTCGACCGAGCCCACGGCAGATCCGATTCTCGAGGTACGGAATCTCGAGAAGCATTATGTCAAGAGCACCGGTTGGCTCGAATCACTCTTCGCCGACGAGCAGCGTGTGCGTGCCGTCGACGGAGTGAACCTCTCGATCGATCGCGGTGAGATATTCTCCGTCGTCGGTGAGTCCGGTTGTGGCAAGACCACTCTCGGCAAGACGCTGCTTCGGGTTATCGAGCCCACTGGAGGTGAGATTCTGTTCGACGGGACCGACCTCTCATCGCTCTCGTCGACGGAGATGCAGCAGATGCGAGAGCACCTCCAGATCGTCTATCAGGACCCGTTCGAGGCACTCAATCCCAAGCGAACGGTCCGCGGACTGCTCCGCCAGCCGATGGAGATTCACGACATCACCTCGGCAAAAGAGCAGCGCAAGCGCATCCACCGAGCGCTCGAAGACGTGAACCTCCTCCCGGCAGAGGACTTCCTCGATCGCTACCCAGAGGAGTTGAGCGGTGGGCAACTCCAGCGAGTCCTGTTCGCCCGTGCGCTCGTGCTCAACCCGGAGTTCATCGTCGCCGACGAGCCCTCGAGTATGCTCGACGCCAGCGTCCGTGCTCGTGTCCTCGACCTCATCGACGAACTCCGCAACGAGCGAAACATCTCGTTCTTCATCATCACCCACGACATCGGCGCCGCACGATATCTGAGCGACCGAATCGGGGTGATGTACCTCGGCCGTATCGTCGAGATGGGTGCCGCCGATGGCATCATCGACGACCCGAAACATCCGTACTCGAAGGCGCTCATCGAGAGCATCCCCTCACCCGATCCGACGGAGCCACTCGAGAGTTCGGGAATCGGCTCCGAGGTTCCAGAACCAGTGGACCTCCCCAGTGGGTGTCGGTTCCATCCACGCTGCCCCGCGGCGACAGAGCAGTGCCGGCAGGCCGACCCCGAGTGGCGAGACGTTCCCTCAGAGGACGACGACATCAGGATGACCGAGTGTCACGAGGTCGAGCCGAAGCGGACGCCGACCGACTGACGCCCACCAGCGCGAGGGGTTCGAGAGCCGGTGGAGCCGGCGGCTGCTGATTTTCCCGCGAGAGGACGACAGCCTCAAGGACAGGACTGCGAAGAGCTACCCTACTTCGACTGGCGTTTCTGTTCGCTGTAGAGCGTCTCACCGTCACGTTCGACGCGGTACTGCATCGTCGCGAACGACCGGCTGACCGAGTTTGAGACGCGAGACCGGACGGTCTCGGTCGGGTACCGGAGGGTCGTCACCGTCTCGCGGTCGATCGTCTCCGTGGAGAGACTCGACCGCCCGACAGCGGTCTCGATGGCCATCTCGTACTCGAACTCGGCGCCTGCGAGGGATTTCGTATAGGACTGTTCGAGTGTGACCGTCGCCGTGTCGCCGGTGTGGTCGGTCGTCGTCTCCCAGTTCGGGGGGTCCGGCTCGGGATAGACGCCCTGAGGGGACTCGAACGCACACTCATCTTCGAACTCGGGACTCCCGTCGTGGCGTCGGCCGGGGAGATGGAGTGTGGCGGGCATCTCCGGGGTGGATTCGAGGACGAAGCCGGCGCTGCCGTCGGGTGGTGAGACGTACGGGAAGAACGCACCACTGATGGCAACTCGGAGCTGGTGGCCCGGTTCGAAGACGTGCGACGTCGGTCGCAGCGAGACGGAGACGGCCTGCGGTTCGCCCGGCGTCAACGGGGTAGCGGACGCACCCGTTGTGCCCGCGGGGTCGATCTCTCCCGCCTCGAGTCCCGCTCGTGTGACACCGTGCGTGACCAGGGTCCCGGTCCCGTCGGGTGCGACGTCGACGACACGAACGGCGACGAGTTGGGCTGGGCCGTCGGGAACGACCGTGAGCGAGGCCGACCCCGTCCCAGTCAGTTCGAGTGCGTCCTCCAGGGTCTCGGTCTCGTACGTGAGCGACCGGACGTCGTCGCGTGTGGTGTCGAGGTCGGTGGCACCGGGGATCTCGAATCCGATCGAGTCCGTCCCGACGCTGTAATCGACGTCCCACCGGTCTGCGACCGGCGTCGGGTCGTCCGCGTCGGCCTGGAACCCCTCGTCGTCCAGCGTGAGTGTGATGTTCTCGGCTGCGTCCTCGACGGTCGGCCACGCCGCTCGGGTGCGCCACGTCCCTGCCGAGGGATCCTCCGACGTCGGCTGTTCGGTCCAGTACCGGACAGCTGGGGCCGAGTCGCGGCTCGGGCCACCCTCCGTGAGGTGGTCGTCGAACCACGCTTCGACCTCGCTCAGGAAGTCGATGCG includes the following:
- a CDS encoding type II toxin-antitoxin system VapC family toxin translates to MVESVETPIGTVTPEHFRPGHVRHQVVVGPKFLYALFNPRDQMHAVSRAFLTFLRDGDLPYRRLIVNEHIVDEAATRLKKQASMRNATSFLTTLDESALYQLESVPETVFTDAKATFIEWADLDASFTDFIVATHMDALEVNHILTYDRHYDAFDVATLPYRN
- a CDS encoding ABC transporter substrate-binding protein, whose amino-acid sequence is MSNDISEQISLDRRRFLRATGGSTALAMLAGCASDSGNNDQQSPDSTDTTDGGGGGGGGSTDNELTMIWPGGVNNINPLGWLTIPDYDAARMMYEPLTSVDTEGQAIGHVASDWETTDNGASYTWSIQEDITWHDGEPLTAEDVAFTFKAIKQYEWPYLGSLSSVIGDPSEITVEDEYTVTTPLTQPYAPLPLVLADLGLVIPKHIWSEFDSPADKSNTENPIGSGPFVFETREQDQYINFSVDEDYWGEVPDFDTVSVQIISSTDSQVLNMKQGSGDMLRLQPGQYVEEIESADNLDVVKGGSTYVTYIGVNTNRDPLSDKALRKAMAYAVDRETVASLVNAGYATPGYSPIPPGLEYYHNAESNSYAFDAEEARSILDENGYEQQGDGRVTPNGEPLELVLSIQNTGNWPRIAEVLSRQLGEVGISVEVNSMESNAHTQKVSVEQDYDLTLNTWRVWFDPDPFLSPVFEEEGTLNTSQYHNEEFDELMQQQRRATDPANRQEYLYDAQDILTEELPWVVLYYPQLLHGMRSSAWESFNPIPRYGMQSPYGIEPGSGPIVQLDPK
- a CDS encoding ABC transporter permease, which translates into the protein MADKSSKKAYIATRVRNYLAAFAAILVVNFAIPRVMPGDPTTRFVGPGFTEEARQALLREFGLTKPLGEQFVLYLTNTLTGDFGVSFARYPTPVMELIIQRLPRTLYLMGASVTISVVIGIPLGAVAAWKFGEREDLAITQSSLFFRSIPTFWLAILLAFLFGYVIPIFPISGATSSATHASFLDYFLDLSYHTFLPVVTMSAYFLAGYTFLMRGSLLDILPENYIKIAESKGLSERQVLFGHAVSPAFPPVLTQLGFQIGRLAGGAVLVETVFSYPGMGQLMFESVLARDYPVIQATFFFLAIMVLGSMFLAEILYTVIDPRIGGGE
- a CDS encoding ABC transporter permease, with translation MSTAEETSQGTQNRRVERFRSFLGDFLTNRKGLAGTLLLGTIVFISVAAPLIAPYDPEAYGVGGALAPPSAAHLFGTDDLGRDVLSRFLYGGRISLLVGVTSGVVATLAATLIGVPAGYYRGRIGRWITTAIDMSLVFPPFVLVVVFAAYAGSSVWNIILILSLLSWPIPARTIKAKTLSVRENDFVESTRALGASDTRIMRQEVLPNILPVVFANGILQMVYTILMEAAVGFLGLGDTARISWGTMLYFAQKQAALSSGAWWWMILPGLGIALAAFSFILVGSALDEVLNPRLQRRTWGDD
- a CDS encoding ABC transporter ATP-binding protein yields the protein MSTSKQTQDRRSSTDETLLSVHDLRTYYQEGEGDVPVRAVDGVDFEIARGETYGLVGESGCGKSTLGLSLIRALPPQGDIVDGEIRFDGREIGQLPKSEVKDVQWADISMIYQGAQNAFNPVKTVGKQIEEPLRIHDTVPEGEREARVAELLEMVNLQPDVAEQYPHELSGGMKQRAAIAMAIACEPDLLIADEPTTALDVIVQAEVLNMLQRLQDELEFGMLVISHNLAAIMKLSDRIGVMYGGKLVETAPSETLYEAPRHPYTARLLQSLIDPRRPPDQVETIEGTPPDLRDPPSGCRFAERCELATSECTATEPPLEPVGKEHETACFHHDKVSEL
- a CDS encoding ABC transporter ATP-binding protein, coding for MSSESTSISTEPTADPILEVRNLEKHYVKSTGWLESLFADEQRVRAVDGVNLSIDRGEIFSVVGESGCGKTTLGKTLLRVIEPTGGEILFDGTDLSSLSSTEMQQMREHLQIVYQDPFEALNPKRTVRGLLRQPMEIHDITSAKEQRKRIHRALEDVNLLPAEDFLDRYPEELSGGQLQRVLFARALVLNPEFIVADEPSSMLDASVRARVLDLIDELRNERNISFFIITHDIGAARYLSDRIGVMYLGRIVEMGAADGIIDDPKHPYSKALIESIPSPDPTEPLESSGIGSEVPEPVDLPSGCRFHPRCPAATEQCRQADPEWRDVPSEDDDIRMTECHEVEPKRTPTD
- a CDS encoding CocE/NonD family hydrolase → MSHDEYVHELEIPVDGVTVRATRHEPTERGPRPVVFVYTPYHKDDLSATRADPMVEYLVDAGFEFVVADAVGTGASDGLVDEPFTADEGRHGAAVVEWLAEQAWSNGNVGMIGKSYPGTTALEVAAQTPDGLEAIVPVHAPVRAYDAYFDGGVLAYLRTCGQWAPNFEYLPLQPPVDRSSPDWGERWDDRLSGLRDRTPFLFQYLDHEEKDDYWARKDVPVEQIDVPTLAVGGYRDAFGGGTVSYAERIDAPTEVVLGPWRHAVPEQGDAARIDFLSEVEAWFDDHLTEGGPSRDSAPAVRYWTEQPTSEDPSAGTWRTRAAWPTVEDAAENITLTLDDEGFQADADDPTPVADRWDVDYSVGTDSIGFEIPGATDLDTTRDDVRSLTYETETLEDALELTGTGSASLTVVPDGPAQLVAVRVVDVAPDGTGTLVTHGVTRAGLEAGEIDPAGTTGASATPLTPGEPQAVSVSLRPTSHVFEPGHQLRVAISGAFFPYVSPPDGSAGFVLESTPEMPATLHLPGRRHDGSPEFEDECAFESPQGVYPEPDPPNWETTTDHTGDTATVTLEQSYTKSLAGAEFEYEMAIETAVGRSSLSTETIDRETVTTLRYPTETVRSRVSNSVSRSFATMQYRVERDGETLYSEQKRQSK